The Aeromicrobium tamlense nucleotide sequence TTGGAGCCGAGGAGCGCCGTCGTGAGCGGTCCGCCGCCGTCGTACGTGATGTAGTTGACGTCCTTCGCGTCGATGCCGAGCTCGTCCGCGAGCTGCATCGGGAAGAGGTGGTCGGGTCCGCCCGGCGACGAGCCGCCGCCGATCGTGACGCTGCCGGGGTCCTTCTTCCAGGCGTCGACGAAGTCCTGGACCGTGCGGAACGGCGAGTCCTTCGGCACGAGGATGCCCTCGGGCTCGGACACCAGCTGCGCGATCGGCGTGGCCTTGTCGACGGTGGCGTCGGAGCCGTTCGTGAAGACCGACCCGACGACGCCGAGACCCATGGTCATCAGCAGGTCGTCGGCGCCGCGCTCGTTCATGAGTCGCTGCATCGCGACGGTGCCGCCGGCGCCGATGACGTTGGTGACCTCGAAGCGTCCGGTGAGCTCGTTCTCCTCCATCGCCCGCACACCGGCGCGACCCGTGAGGTCGTAGCCGCCACCCGGGCTGTTCGGGATCATCATGCGCAGGCGCCGGTTGGACGCGTCCTCGTCGTCGGCTCGCGTGACCCCGCAGCCGGCGAGCATCGCCAGCACCAGCGTCGCCACGAGTCCCACGCCCAGCGCGCGGCCACGGCGGCCGCTCGTTCCCCACCTGATCATCGGTCCTCCTCGTCGTGCTCCACCCCGATCATGCGGGCCCTTGTGGCGTGGGTCACGATTGCGGAATCAAAGGAGGTTCTGGTCATTGTGGTCATGCGGAACGTGTCGCCCGGACGGCGCCGGCTGACGCTCGCCGGGCAGGTGCTGCTGCTGCAGCTGGCGGTCGTCGCCGCCGTGCTGCTCGTCGTGGCGGTGATCTCGTTCCGGCAGAGCACGGCGGCCTTCACCGACGAGCGCGGCAGCGCGATGCGGTCGGTCGCGGAGTACCTCGCGGGCGGCGAGGTCGTCCGCACCGCGATCGACGAGCCCTCCGCCACCCGGACGCTCGCGCCGTTCGTCGAGCGGGCCGTCGCGCTGTCGGGCGCCACCGACGTGCTGGTGACCGACCCCGACGGCACCGTGATCGCCGCGGCCGAGCCGTCGGAGGTGGGCACCACGCTCGACCTCGGCGAGAGCCGCGTGCGCGAGGGACGCGGCTGGAGCGGCGACGTCGAGCACGACGGCCGGACCTACGTGACGGCGCACGCGCCCGTGATCGCCGACGACGGCACGCTCGTGGGCATCGCGGTCGCCGAGCAGGCCTACCCGTCGTGGTGGGACCGGATCGCGGACTCCTCCACCGACCTCGCGCCGTACCTCGGTCTCGGGGCCTTGCTGGGCGGACTCGGCACGTGGGCCGTCTCGCGGCTGCTGAAGCGTCGCACCCGCGGCCTCGCCGG carries:
- a CDS encoding Bug family tripartite tricarboxylate transporter substrate binding protein, producing the protein MIRWGTSGRRGRALGVGLVATLVLAMLAGCGVTRADDEDASNRRLRMMIPNSPGGGYDLTGRAGVRAMEENELTGRFEVTNVIGAGGTVAMQRLMNERGADDLLMTMGLGVVGSVFTNGSDATVDKATPIAQLVSEPEGILVPKDSPFRTVQDFVDAWKKDPGSVTIGGGSSPGGPDHLFPMQLADELGIDAKDVNYITYDGGGPLTTALLGSKIEVGMSGLGEFEGQIEDGSLRVLAVSGEEPLETVDAPTLKEEGIDFSFINWRGVLAPPGISEETRAEYIELLTAMHETPEWQEALERNGWIDDFATGDDFGTFLEEQNDRVASTLEELGLA